A single region of the Pelecanus crispus isolate bPelCri1 chromosome 10, bPelCri1.pri, whole genome shotgun sequence genome encodes:
- the FGFBP3 gene encoding fibroblast growth factor-binding protein 3, translated as MGLPLALLALAALGAAAGGGAGRGAEGAAQAGRFSTPEQHRCSWELRSAAGASELRLSCRPPAGGGAARSCAYRGEPGRCPAYGGRSRQYWRQILGRLRRRRRHPCARGAPLSARLCGPGRAPPEAQLRLLPAPGPAPEPSEAPAEPYCAERWHSLCRFFVGFWEG; from the coding sequence ATGGGGctgcccctggccctgctggcCCTGGCCGCCCtgggggccgccgccggcggcggggcgggccggggggcggagggggcggcgCAGGCGGGCCGGTTCTCCACGCCGGAGCAGCACcgctgcagctgggagctgcgctcggcggcgggggccAGCGAGCTGCGGCTGAGCTGccggccgccggcgggcggcggggcggcgcggagcTGCGCCTAccgcggggagccgggccgCTGCCCGGCCTACGGCGGCCGCAGCCGCCAGTACTGGCGGCAGATCCTGGgccggctgcggcggcggcggcggcaccccTGCGCCCGGGGCGCCCCGCTCAGCGCCCGCCTCTGCGGCCCGGGCCGGGCGCCGCCCGAGGCGCAGCTCCGCCTgctgcccgcccccggccccgccccggagCCCAGCGAGGCCCCGGCGGAGCCCTACTGCGCCGAGCGGTGGCACTCGCTGTGCCGCTTCTTCGTCGGCTTCTGGGAGGGCtga